Below is a genomic region from Candidatus Micrarchaeia archaeon.
GCAGGGAGTGAATTTTGCCTTGCAGTTTTTTGCCCTTTCGGCCCCTTAAATTATTTCCTGCTCTTTTTGTGGTCCTCCAAAAATTGCGCAATCCCCTTGTCCGTGAGCGGGTGCTTGAACAGCTTTTCGAAAACGTCTGAAGGGATGGTCGCGATGTGCGCCCCCGCCTTTGCTGCCTCAACAACGTGAATAGGATGCCTCACTGATGCGACTATTATTTCGGTCTTGTATCCGTAATTCTTGTATATCTGCACTATGTCCTGTATGAGGGCCATCCCGTCCTCTGAAATGTCATCCAAGCGGCCGACGAACGGGGAAACGTAGCTTGCGCCTGCCTTCGCGGCCAGGAGCGCCTGGGAAGCTGAAAAGACCAGGGTGACGTTTGTGCGTATGCCTTTCTTTTCCAGCGTGCGCACTGCTTTTAGCCCTTCAGCGGTCATGGGAACTTTAACGACCACGTTGGGCGCCCATTTCGCGAATTCCTCTCCTTCCTTCACCAGCTCCTCGGCGCTCTGCCCTATTCCCTCGACGCTTAGCGGGCCTTTCATGATTTTAGCGATTTCCTGAATCGCAGTTTTGTGCTCCTTCCCTTCCTTCATTATTATCGTCGGGTTGGTTGTCGCTCCGTCGCACATTCCCAGCTCCACTGCATTTTTTATCTTTTCCGCGTTCGCGGTGTCAAGGAAGAATTTCATGATTTCACCTTACGGATTATGGATAAACGGATAAACTATCGGGCCATTGGTTTATGATTGTTTTGGCCTGGTGGCCTCGTCGAGCTTCTGCATGCTGTCGTCCTTCTCGAGTTTGCGCGCCACGATTTCGTTCAGCCTGCGCACGTTTTCCGATGATTTCAGCAGCCGCTTCGCCATCCTGCGCGACGCCCTGAGCTCGAACATCATGTAGTTGAACGAAGAAGCGGACACGACGCCATCTGCAGCTTCGCCGAGCGTTTTTTCGTCCTTGGCAACGGCGACTGCGCCCATTGCAGCGCTCACTTTTTTGAGGCGCTCCTTCACGGAAAGCGAAATAGGCTTCAGCATGGCCT
It encodes:
- the fsa gene encoding fructose-6-phosphate aldolase, whose translation is MKFFLDTANAEKIKNAVELGMCDGATTNPTIIMKEGKEHKTAIQEIAKIMKGPLSVEGIGQSAEELVKEGEEFAKWAPNVVVKVPMTAEGLKAVRTLEKKGIRTNVTLVFSASQALLAAKAGASYVSPFVGRLDDISEDGMALIQDIVQIYKNYGYKTEIIVASVRHPIHVVEAAKAGAHIATIPSDVFEKLFKHPLTDKGIAQFLEDHKKSRK